The genomic region GGCCGATCGCGTAGCGCATCTCCTGGAGTTTGCGGCTCACCGTGACGCCCGCGGCATCCTCGTAGCACTGCTCGAACGTCTTCTGCTGTTTCGCCTGCACGGCAGCAGAGGCCGTGCTGTCGACGACGTCGTCTTGGTCGCAGCGCTGCACGAGCACGTTCTTCACGTATTGCTGGGTGATCGACGATCCGCCCTGCACTTCGCTTCCGGATGCCGTCGACAATGCCCCGCGCACGGTCCCCAGCACGTCGATCCCGCCCTCGCTGTAGAAGCGTGGGTCCTCCGTGTCGACCGCGGCGTCCTTGACGGATTGAGCGATCTGGTCGAACGCCACGTCTTGCCGGTTCTGGGCGTAGAACGTCGCGATCGGCACCGCCTTGCCGTCCTTGGTGGCGTAGAAGGTGGTCGTCTGATCGAGTGGCTGGAGGGCGAGGTAATCGGGCAGCCCGTTGAACGCATTGGTCGCGTCGCTTACGGCCAGGGCGGCCGCGGCCGCGCCGGGTGTCACCGACGCCGCCACGAGGATCCCGGCGGCTGCGCTCAGCGCCACGAACCCTCCGAGGGCGGCGAGCACGCCGGTACGTCTGGACTTCACTCGGGCAGGCTACGTGGCCACTCTGGCCGCCCCGTGCACGCCGACTATGCGATGTTTCAGAAAGAGATCGGAGCCCGCTGCATTCGGCGTCAGCCGATGTGCGCGTCCTGCGGCACCAAGGTGATCAACGTCGCCTCGGGGCGACAGGCGAAGCGAACTGGCGCATAGATCGAGGTGCCGAGGCCCGCGGAGACGTTCAGGTATGCGGCCCGCAGGGCGTGCGTCCACACGCTCAGCCCCTTCACCTGGCGGCGAGGGATGTCGCAGTTCGTCACCAGTGCGCCGAATCCCGGCACGCACACCTGACCGCCGTGCGTGTGGCCCGCGAAGATCATCGCCGCGCCGTTGGTGACGAACGAGTCGAGGATGCGTCGATACGGTGCATGAGCGACCCCGATCGACACCGTCGGCACGGTGTCGTGCGCGGCGTCGGCCGAGTCGGGCCACGCGGCATCCGTCACCTCTGATGCCCGCAGCTCGTCGAGCTCGCCGGTCACGACATCGAGGCGGTCGAAGTTGCGGTGCGGATCGTCGACGCCGAACAGTTCGAGCCGTGTGCCGTTGACCGTGATCGCTTCGGCATGGTTGTTGAGGTCGGCCCAGCCCAGCTCGCTGTCGAAGAACCCGGTCAGCTCAGCGGTGTCGAGGTTCGCCGGCGCCACGTGCATCGACGACGGGCCCGTGAAATACCTCATCGGGTTCTTCGGCACGGGACCGTAGTAGTCGTTCGACCCGTTGACGAAAGCACCGGGGATGCCCGCGAACGGCTCGAGCGCGTACCGCACCCCATCGAACCCCCGTTCGTGACCCAGATTGTCGCCGGTGTCGATGACGAGGTCGGGCATGTAAGCGGCGAGCGAGCGGATCCAGCGCTGCTTGTCCCGTTGCCACGGAGCCATGTGCAGATCGCTGAGGTGGAGTACCCGGATCGGCTTCGACCCCGAAGGAAGAACGGGCGCGCTGACCTGGCGCAGCACATAGGCGCGGCGTTCGATGAGCGTGCCCCACACCACTGCAGCGGTGGATGCCGCACCGAGGGCGAGTGCGACCGTGCCGATCGCACTCGCCCCACGGCGCCCGGCCATCAGTTCGATCCCGGCGACGGGTTGTTGGTCGAACCACCGCCACCGGTGTCGATGACCTGGAGCGTGATCTGTCTGTCGCTCCTCACGTGCGACCCGGCCGACGGACTCGTGCCCGTGACGATGGCGCTCCCGTCGGCGCCGCCGCTGTCGATGTTCGTGAAGCCGGCGTTCTGCAGAGCCTGCGTCGCTTGATCGACGGTCATGCCGGTGACGATGGGGATGGTCGATTGGCTGTTTCCCTGGCCGTTCGACGTGTACACCGTGACGGTCTGGCCGAGTGCCCCGCTGGAGCCCGCGGCCGGATCGGTCTTGGCCACGGTGCCGACAGCCTGGTCGGAGTCCGTCTGTCCGCCGTCCTTGTAGGTGAGCCCGAGGCCCTCGAGGGTCGACTTCGCAGCCGCCGGGGACTGTCCGGTGAGATCGGGGATGGTGATCTTCTTCGCCTGAAGGACGCTGCCCGTCGGCGCCTGGAACTGCCCGCCGCCGTAGAGGTGGTTGAGCGCGGCGATCACGGGTTCGGCCACCGGGAACTTCGCATTGCGCCCACCGTAACCGCCGAGAGTGAGGTCGCCGAAGTTCACGGAGTTACCCATGGTCTGGCCGACCCAGGTTGCCGTCGCGGTCTTCGTGGTCGAGGAAACGAACCAGTTCTGCGCCGCATGGTCGGTGGTGCCGGTCTTGCCGAAGATGGGAATGCCGTCCCAGGGATTGGCCGCGGTGCCTGTTCCGTTTGTGAGCACCGACTTCATCGCCTGAATAGCGCCGGCGGCGATGTTCGGGTCGACGCCCTGCGTGCACGTCGTCTTCTGCACGGGCAGGTCTTTGCCGTCCGACCCGACGATCCTGTCGATCCCGATCGGAGTGCACCACTTTCCGCCATTGGCGACGCCCGCGTAGGCGGTGAGCAGCGTGAGAGGTGAGAGATCGTTGGTACCGAGGATCGTGGCGGGGTTGCCGGTCAGCGGGTTCGGCACCTGCACTTCGTTGCCCTGCGCGTTCTGGACCCACACTTTCGATGCCGCCGGGTGGATGCCGAGGTCGAGCGCCGTCTGACGGATGCCGCAGAGGTCGAGCTTCGTGCCCATCTCGGCGAACGCGGTGTTGACGGATTCGGCCGTGGCGGTGGTGACGCTCATGTTGCCGCCTTCGCCCGCCGAGTCGTTGCCCACGCTCGGCCAGGTCGCCACGGGCGCCTGATCTTCAGTGTCGCAGGTCGAATGCCACTGGCTGGCCGGGATGGTCACCGGACCGTTGGGCGCATTGATGTAGTCGTTGATCGAGTGCCCCTCCTTGAGCCACTCGAGCAGCGTGAACAGCTTGTACGTCGATCCGGTCTGGAATCCGCTCGACCCACCCTGATTGAAGTCGGTGTTGTAGTTGATTCCCGAGTAGTTGGGGTCGTTCGAGGCGGTGGCCGTGTACTTGGTGTTCTGCACCATCGAGATCACGCGACCGGTACCGACCTCCAGCGAAAGGTTCGTGCCTCCGAGCGAGACCCCGTTCATCGACGAAGGCACCACGTCGCTGAGCGACTTCTGCGCGACCGCCTGGATGTCGAGGTTCAGGGGCGTGTAGATCTTCAGACCGCCCGCGTTCAGAAGCGCGTCGCGCTCGCTCGCCGTCTTCGCGAGGCCGGTGTCCTGCTGCACGAGGTTCTGCACCCAGTCGCAGTAGTACGCGGCGCTGAACTTGGCCGCGGTCTCGCATCCGTTGGGCAGCTGGGTGATGTGCGGCTCGATCTTGGTCTTGACCGCGTCGTCGTACTGCGCCTTGGTCAGCTTGTCGTTCTGGTACATGCGCTTGAGCACGTAGTTGCGACGCGTGAGCGTGGCCTTGAAGCCGTTGTCGGCGTTGTTGCCCGGGTTGACGGTCTTGTCCTGGTCGATGCGCAGGTTGGCCGGGTTGTTGAGGATGGCCACCAGGGTTGCGGCCTGCGGAACCGTGAGCGTCTTCGCGGTCGCGCCGAAGTAGTACTGGGCTGCAGACTGCACGCCGTACACAGACCCGCCGAATCCGGCGATGTTGAGATAGCCGTTGAGGATCTGATCCTTGGTGTACTTCTTCTCGAGACCGATCGCCTGCTTCATCTCCTCGACCTTGCGGGAGATGGTCGGGTCGGTGGCGTCGTTGTAGCAGTCCTCGTACTTCTTGTCCTGGGCGGCCTGGCGCTTCTTCAACGTCTTCTCGTCACCGCCTGTGACGACGATGTTCAGCTTCTCGCACTGCTGAACCTTCACGTTCTTCACATACTGCTGCGTGATCGACGAACCACCCGACGTGGACTTGTGCAGGAGCCCGGTCAGTATGATCGCACGTGCTGTGCCCTGCAGGTCGATGCCGCCGTGCTCATAGAAGCGCGGGTCTTCGGTCGAGACCGCCGCGTCTTTCATGACCTGGGAGATGTCGTCCCAGCCCACCTCGACGCGGTTCTGCGAATAGAAGGTCGCGATCGGGACGTCTTTGCCGGCCTGCTTCGCGTAGATCGTGGATACCTGGGGCAGCGTGCCGATGTCGAGGTATTCGGGAAGACCGTCGAATGCTCCGATGCCATCGCTCGCGGCCATGCCGGTGACGGCGATCGCCGGGGTCACCGCAGCGGTCACCAGCAGGCCGGCGACGACACTCATGCCGAGGAACGCGCCGACGGCGCCGAGCGCACCTCTAGCCGTGGGTTTGGGGGCAGACATGAGGATCAGGCTATCGGCAGAACCTGGCAAACCGCTTGCCCCCGGCCCGCGGCCGGGCATCCATTCGCCCAGTCGTGGCCTGGGGAGGCGAGGATGCCGCGCTCTCCTCCGCCGCGCACAGCCGCCCTAGTGACTCCCACGTCGCTCCCAGGGGATGCGCAGCCGGGGCGACGTGTGCGGCGGGTGGCGTGAGCGGCAGTCGGGGCCGCCGGCCCGCGTCACGCCGGTGGGCGCGCGGGTTGCGCGGGGCATCCCGATGGGGTTGCCTTGTGATCGGCGCATGCGCACTCGACCCGAAGCTGTGCGGCACCGAACTGCAGGCGTGCGCGCATCGCGCACAGAATCGAGGACACATGCGTCGCTGGGAATACGTGACCACGCCGCTGATCGTGCACAACACGGCGGCGATCTTGAACAACTGGGGCTCCGAGGGCTGGGAGCTGGTGCAGGTCGTCACGGGGCCGGAAGGCGGCCTCGTCGCATACTTCAAGCGTCCGGTGGAGGACTGATGGGGGCGTACGAGGCGCGCATCGCAGAGCTCGGAATCGACCTGCCGCAGGTCGTGCCCCCCGTCGCGGCGTACGTGCCGGCTCTCGTCAACGGCTCGCTCGTCTACACCGCCGGGCAGCTTCCCATGGTCTCCGGGGCGCTTCCCGCGACGGGCAAGGTGGGGGACGGCCACGGGCTCGTCCCCGCCGACGACGCGCAGGACCTCGCGCGCACGGCGACACTCAACGCCCTGGCGGCGATCAAGTCGGTGATCGGGTCGCTGGATCGCATCACGCAGATCGTCAAGGTGACGGGTTTCGTGGCATCCGACCCGTCGTTCACCGGTCAGCCGGGCGTCGTCAACGGGGCGTCGCTGCTGCTGGGCGAGATCTTCGGCGACGCGGGCAGACACGCGCGCTCGGCCGTCGGCGTGGCGGTGCTTCCGCTGGACGCCCCGGTCGAGATCGAGCTCGTCGTCGCCTTCGAATAGGCAGGCCGGAGCCCGTCACGGGGCCTGAGCCGAGCTGCCGTCGCACGGCGCGGGGCACAGAGATGAGGGGTGGCGCCTCGAGATCATGATCTCGAGGCGCCACCCCTTCTGTTCGGGCGCACCGGACGGTGCGCGGCCGGTTCAGTCCTCCGAGGGAGCACCGCCGGCCAGCTTGTCGGTGATGATCGACATCACCGTGGTGTCGGCGAGCGTCGTGGTGTCGCCGACGGGACGTCCCTCGGCGACGTCGCGCAGCAGGCGTCGCATGATCTTGCCGCTGCGGGTCTTGGGCAGCTCCTCGACGATGTAGATGTCGCGAGGGCGGGCGATCGCACCGATCTGCTGGGCGACGTGCCCACGCAGCTCGGCGTTGACATCCGTGGAGGCCGCGGCCTCCTGGTGGCTGCGTTTGATGATCACGAACGCCACGACGGCCTGACCGGTCGTCTCATCGGATGCCCCGACCACGGCGGACTCGGCGACGAACGGATGCGCGACGAGCGCCGACTCGATCTCGGCGGTCGAGAGGCGGTGTCCCGAGACGTTCATGACGTCGTCGACGCGGCCGAGCAGCCAGATCTCGCCGTCTTTGTCCTTGCGGGCACCGTCGCCGGCGAAGTACTTGTCGCCGAACTTTGCCCAGTAGGTCTCCTTGTAGCGCTCCGGGTCGCCCCAGATGCCACGGAGCATCGATGGCCACGGCTCGGTGATCACGAGCAGGCCTCCCTCGTCGGGGCCGACCGACTCACCGGCATCCGTCACGACATCGATCGAGATGCCGGGGAGCGGCACCTGCGCGCTGCCGGGCTTCAGCGTCGTGACTCCGGGGAGGGCGGAGATCATGATCGAGCCGGTCTCGGTCTGCCACCAGGTGTCGACGATCGGGGTGCGATCGCCTCCGATGACCTCGCGGTACCAGATCCAGGCCTCGGGGTTGATCGGCTCACCGACCGAGCCGAGCACGCGCAGCGACGACAGGTCGGACTGCTGAGGGATCTGGCGGCCCTGCTTCATGAACGAGCGGATGGCGGTGGGCGCCGTGTAGAAGATGCTCACCTTGTACTTCTCGATGATCTCCCACCAGCGGCCCGGCTTCGGGAACTCCGGGGTGCCCTCGTAGAGCACCTGCGTCGCGCCGTTGGCGAGGGGGCCGTACACGACGTAGGAGTGCCCGGTCACCCAGCCGATGTCTGCCGAGCACCAGTAGACGTCCGTCTCGGGATGCAGGTCGAAGACGTTCTTGTGCGTGTACGCGCACTGGGTCAGATAGCCGCCGGAGGTGTGGATGATGCCCTTCGGCTTACCCGTCGTGCCGCTCGTGTAGAGGATGTACAGAGGATGCTCCGCACCGAACGCCTTGGCCTCGTGGTCGGCGTCGACCTGCGGCAACTCCTCGTGCCACCAGAGGTCGCGTCCGGCGACCCACTCGACGTCGTTGCCGCCGCGGCGCACCACGAGGACGTGCTCGACGTTCGTGCCACCGTCAGCGAGCGCGGCATCCACTGCGGACTTGAGGGGGAAGACGTTGCCCTTGCGGTAGCCGCCGTCTGCGGTGATGACGACCTTCGCGTTGGCGTCGTCGATGCGCGAACGGAGGCTGTCGGCGCTGAATCCCCCGAACACGACGGAGTGCACGGCGCCGATGCGCGCGACCGCGAGCATCGCGACGACGGCCTCGGGGATCATCGGCATGTAGATCGCGACCCGGTCGCCCTCGCGCACACCGAGGCTGGTGAGCAGGTTGGCTGCGCGCTTCACGTCGGCCGTCAGCTCGGCGTACGTGATGCTGCGGCTGTCGCCCGGCTCGCCCTCCCAGTGGATGGCGACGCGGTCACCGTTGCCCGCGAGCACGTGACGGTCGAGGCAGTTGTAGGCCACGTTCAGCTCGCCGTCGTCGAACCACTTCGCGAAGGGCGGGTTCGACCAGTCGAGGGTGCGAGTGAACGGCTTGTGCCAGTGCAGCAGCTCGCGGGCTTGCTTCGCCCAGAACGCGAGCCGGTCAGCCTCGGCCTCCTCGTAGAGCTCCGCACTTGCCACAGCGTTCGCGGCGAATTCCGGGTCGGGCGCGAAGCGGCGCGACTCGTGCAAGAGATTGTCGATCGTGTCTGAAGACATGGATTCGCTCCTTCGCGAGGTGTGTCAAGGGGGCGGCTGGCACAACGCTGACGACGATACCGTCTGCTCCGCTCGGTCGCGAACAGAGCACCCCCGCGGCGTAGCGCGACGTCTCGACGTCAGGAATCAGCTCGCCCCGCCACGGCTTCTCGACGCCCGTCATCGTGTTCGGAAACGGTGCCCGGAAACGAGGTGGAAAAAATCATCTTGCGCGACTCCCCGGAAGGGGTACACTATCGAACGGCCGAATGATAATTCTGGCGTGCGGCGAGCGCGATTCCCCCCAATCCCTCGTCGCTGAGGCGGCACCTGTTCCCCCCAATAGGTGCCGCCCCTTGCATTTAACGAAGCCGTGATCTCGGGCTTCACTCCGGGGCCGCTCGATGCCCGGCCGGGACCTTCCGGCACCTCCTCTGCGTCCACAGCGGCCCTTCGGCAAGCGGAACCCACGGATGCCGTCCCGCGACGCACCGAGCGCTCGTCGGCTTCGTAGCGTGCCGGTGTGTTCGTCGCATCCCGGTCCACCTCTACCGTCCCGTTCGTGCCGCGTCCGTCGGTCACGGGGCGCGGCGTCGGGGGAGCCGGCGCTGCGGACGGCTCCGCGACGAGTCAAGGCCGCGCGGGCCAGTCCGACTCCTGTGCCGACCGGGCGGTGGCGACCACGTCGCGGGGGACGCCGAACGCCGCGGAGACATCCGGCGTTCTCTCCGACCCTCCGGCCACTGCGCGCAGGATCACCGCGGAACCTGCGCCCGGGGCCGGGGCGACGCGCGACGTCAGCGATCCGGACGGGGGCCGCCAGACGGAGCCCGCGGACTGGGCGCAGTTCGGACCACTCGCGCCCTACGTCGCTGCGGAGGGCGTGACCGACGTCTTCGTCAACGGATCCTCGGGGTTGTGGGTGGACTACGGCGGCGGCGCCGTCCATGATCCGGACTGGGCATGCGACGAGCGGGCCCTTCGCGCGCTCGCCGTGAGGTTGGTGGCACTCGCCGATCGCCACGTCGACGAAGCGAACCCATGTGTGGATGTGAGGCTGGCAGCGGGCATCCGGGTCCACGTCGTGCTGCCGCCCGTGTCGACGACGGGCACGCTGGTGTCGATCCGCGTGCCGCGCCGAAGCCGCTTCTCGCTCACGCAGCTGGAGCAGGCGGGCATGGTGGGCATCCATCGAGCGAGGCTCGACGCGGCGATCGCGGCGCGCGCCAACCTGCTGATCACCGGAGCGGCGGGCAGCGGCAAGACGACTCTTCTGTCGGCGATGCTGGCGCAGGCGCCCGCTGGCGAGCGCATCGTGTGCATCGAAGACGTCGCTGAGCTGCAGGTGCGGCATCCGCACGTGATCGCGCTCGAGGCGAGGCAGGCGAACGTGGAAGGCATCGGCGCGATCGGTCTCGATCGGCTGGTGCGCGAGGCTCTGCGCATGAGGCCGGACCGGCTGGTCGTGGGTGAATGCCGCGGGGCGGAGGTTCGCGAGCTGATGTCCGCGTTGAACACCGGGCACGACGGCGGTGCCGGCACGCTGCACGCGAACTCGATCGACGATGTTCCCGCGCGGCTCGAGGCGCTCGGTGCGCTCGCCGGTCTGGACGCGTCGGCTGTCGCGCGGCAGGCGGTGAGCGCTTTCGACCTGGTCGTGCACGTGGAACGCGCGGCGGGCGTCAGGCGTATCGCATGCTGCGGTGCATTCGAACTGGATGCGTCCGGCCGGCTCCTCGTGCGCGAGTTGCGACCGTGAGCGCGCGGCAGCGTCACGGTGCCCGGCGTCCGGCCGTCGAAGCGGTCGCAGACATCGCGCAACGGCTCGCCGTGCTGCTCGCAGCAGGGGTTCCGCCCGGCGCAGCATGGGGATACCTCCTCGAGGCGATGAGCGACGACGAGGAGGGCGTGTCGCGCAGCGTGCTCGCCTCCGCATCCGAGGCCGGTGCGCGTGGTGGCGATGTGCCTCGCGCCATCGCGTCGTCCGCCGATCTCGCCGTCCCCCGTCGCGCACGGCGAGGAAGGCGACCCGACGAAACCGAAGTGCTGTCCGCCTGGCGCGGGCTCGCGGCCGCGTTGCAGGTGGCGACGGAGGCAGGCTCGCCGCTCGCCAACGCATTGCGCGATCTCGCGACGGCGCTGCGCGATCTCGGCCAGGCGCAGCGCGACAGGGAGGCGGCGATGGCAGGACCGCGCGCGACCGCACGCATGGTGATCGCGTTGCCCGTAATCGGCATTCTCTTCGGCGCCGGCCTGGGCTTCGACACGATGCACGTGCTCTTCGCGACGCCGATCGGAATCGCCCTCCTTCTGATCGGTGCGAGTCTTCTGCTCGCGGCGGGCGCCTGGAATCGCGCACTGCTCCGACGATCGAGAGCCGTCGAGCTGCTCCCGGGACTGGCGATGGAACTCGTGGCGGTCGCCATGAGTGGCGGCGGGTCGGCCGCTGGTGCGGTCGACCGCGTCACCGGTGTCTGCGCGCGCTTCGGCCTGGCACCGCCGGTCGACCGCTCGGTCGCCTCGGTGCTCACGCTGTCGGAGCGTGCCGGCGTCGGCGCCGTCGAACTGCTGCACGCCGAAGCCGATCAGGAGCGAAGGGATGCTCGGGGCGCAGCTCAGACGGCGTCCGCGGCACTCGGCGTGCGCCTCATGCTCCCGCTCGCGGTCTGCGTGCTGCCGGCGTTCATGGTGCTCTCGGTCGCCCCGCTGGTGCTGTCCATCCTGTCGTCCACAGTGCAGGGCATCTGATGGCCGTCCACGGATCGCCCCCGCCGGAGGACGCGGCCGCCACGGTCGGACCAGGCTCGACATCGAGCCTTCGACCCGGCCGGCTCGACACGGGCTCGACCGGCACTGGTCCGTTCGACACGACGCCTCTGCACCGCGGCTCTCTCGACCACCACACCCGACAGATGGAGATCAGAATGCAGTCATCACAACGCCACCCCCACCACCTTGTCCTGTCACGCCACGGTGAAGGGCGACCGGCCTTCGACGAAGCCAGCCGGGATGCTCGGCGACGTCCGATCCTGTTCTCGCGAGTCGAACGCGCCGTGCGCGCCCTTGTCGACGAGTCGGGATCGGCGACGGCCGAGTACGCGGTCGCGACGATGGCGGCAGTCGGGTTCGCCGGGCTGCTCGTCTTGATCCTGCGGGGGGACGAGGTGCGGGGCATCCTCACGGGGCTCGTGCGCAAAGCGCTCACCGTGGCCGACTGACATGCGCCCCGTTCCGCCCCGTTCGCTGCGGTCTGCGCGCGGCAGTGTCACCGCCGAGTTCGCGGCCCTCGTGCCTGCCGTGCTGCTGGTGTTGGCCTTCGGCATGGGTGCCGTCGAGGTCGTGGTGCAACAGGCAAGGCTGACGGATGCCGCGGCAGACGCCGCCCGTTCCCTGGCCCGCGGAGACCCCCGCGAGCTCGCCGCGGAGCACGTCGCCGAGGCGATCGGAGCGACAGCGTTCTCCGTGTCGCATAGCGGCGACTACGTCTGCCTCACATTGGCTCAGTCGGCTGCCGGCCCCGTCGCGGTGACGGGGCTGACGGTCAGAGGACACGGTTGCGCCCTCGGCGACGCTGACGCTGCGCCGGGAGCGCCCGGCAGCACCGATGACGACGGAGGCGCATCATGACCTGTGGCGGGGAATCGCGGAGAAAGCTGCTTGGGGAACGAGGCTCCGCGAGCGTGGCCGTGATCGGGCTGCTCGCCGCCCTGTTGATCACGGGCGTCGCAGCCATCGGCGCGTGTGCGCTGCTGGGCGAGAAGCAGCGCGTGAGCGCGGCGGCGGATGCGGCGGCGCTCGCCGCTGCGGACTCGGCGAGCGGCCGTGTCACGGGCATCCCGTGCGACCGGGCGCAGCGGGCGGCGCTCTTGAACGGGGTCCGGCTTGCGACATGCCGCATCGACGGATCCGTCGCCTTGGTGAGTGCACAATCCGACGTGGGCGGCATTCCCATCACGGTGTGGGCTCGCGCCGGCCCTCCGCCGGCAGCCGAAACGCCGCCCGGCGTGACCGAGGGCGACTGAGTCGTGACCGACCACGATCGATCATGGGGCGGAAAGCGTCCCGAGCAGCCGTCGTATCCGCCGATGCGCCGGCGCGCGACGCTGCCGGTTCGTGGAACGCGTCAGGCGAAGATGGTCTCGAGGTAGCGATAGTCGACGGCGGTCGGTCGGGTGGAATCCCCGGACTCGGAGGCATACTCCACACCACCGGACCGGGTGTAGACGTAGCTCTTCCCACCGCCTGGTGCCGAGATCTCGAGCCGAGCCTGAGGCTCGCCCGAATCGAGGAAATCGGTGGCGATCGTCTTGCCTTCGAGTGGTCCGTCGGTCAGCTTCGCGGTGTAGGCACCGTTCGTTGTAGCACCCATATCGCCATTGTCCCCCGCGGTACCACGGGGTCAACCCCGTGCAGAAGGTCGGTGAAAGGGGATTAGGCAGTACGACGGCGAACGTGTGTATGGTGTGCCTGATGAGCGGCGCGGCTCGGTTGCACAGCGGGTCGACGGCCTTATCGGGGGAATCAGCGGGCGGTCGATGAGCGAGTGTCGACGAGTGTTCGTGGCACGGATCCACCGGTCCGGACGGTCACGACGCACCGCGGTGCGCTCCGTTGCGGGAGTCTTCTGGGACGAACTCGGCGGAACGGACCGGTGGCGTGGTCGCAGATCACCGGGCCTCGTGGCGACCCGCATCGTCGGGCTCGCACCGAACAACAGGCGGCGATCGACGGAAGTCTTCGTGAGACTTCCGCCTTCGAGCCCACACAGCGTTGACGAGAGCAACACCGCAATCGAAAACCGAAAGCATCCGACATAAGGAGACAGGTGCCAGGGAACAAGCTGGTCATCGTCGAGTCGCCGACCAAGGTGAAGTCGATCGAGAAGTACCTGGGTGATGGGTACACGGTCGAGGCATCCGTCGGGCACATCCGTGACCTCATCGAGCCGAAGGACATCCCCGCTGAGAAGAAGCGCGGTGCATTCGGCCAGTTCGGCGTCGACGTCGACAACGACTTCCAGCCCTACTACGTGGTCTCCGACCGGGCTCGCAGCGTCGTCACCAAATTGAAGAAACTGCTGAAGGGTGCCGACGAGCTCCTGCTCGCCACTGATGAGGACCGCGAGGGCGAAGCCATCGCGTGGCACCTGCTCGAAGAGCTCAAGCCCAAGGTCCCCGTGAAGCGCATGGTCTTCCACGAGATCACCAAGGATGCCATCGAGCAGGCGAAGGACAACACCCGGGACCTCGACATGTCGCTCGTCGACGCACAGGAGACGCGGCGCATCCTCGACCGCCTCTACGGCTACGAGGTGTCGCCCGTGCTGTGGCGCAAGGTGCGGCAGGGACTCTCGGCGGGCCGCGTGCAGTCGCCGGCGACGCGACTCATCGTGGACAGGGAGCGCGAGCGCATGGCGTTCGTCGCCGCGTCCTACTGGGACTTGACCGCCCAGCTGAGCGCGGAAGCCGATGCGCAGGAGTTCACCGCACGCCTGAACCGGGTCGACGGTCAGCGCGTGGCCTCCGGGCGCGACTTCGACGATCGCGGCCAGCTGAAGGGTCAGGCGCGCGTCTTCGACGAGGCCGCCGTCACCGCGCTCGTCGATGCCTTGCGACAGCCGTCGACGACAGTCACCGTCGCGAAGCTGGAGACGAAGCCGTTCAGCCGGCGCCCGTCTGCACCGTTCACGACCTCGACACTGCAGCAGGAGGCCGCTCGCAAGCTGCGCTTCACTGCTCGACAGACCATGAGCGTGGCGCAGTCGCTGTATGAGAACGGCCACATCACCTACATGCGCACCGACTCGACCGCGCTCTCGACGCAGGCGGTCACCGCTGCCCGCAAACAGGCCGCTGCACTGTACGGGGCGGACTCGGTGCCCGAAAAGCCGCGCGCGTACGCCAACAAGAGCAAGAACGCGCAGGAGGCGCACGAGGCGATCCGCCCGGCGGGCGACACATGGCGCACCCCGGCGCAGATGGCATCCACGCTGCACGGCAACGATCTGAGGCTCTTCGAACTCATCTGGAAGCGCACCGTCGCCTCGCAGATGGCCGACGCCAAGGGACAGACGGCCTCGGTCACGATCAACGCCGCTGTGCACGACGGCGAGCTCGACGGCACTCTCGCCGAGCTGACGGCGAGCGGAACGGTGATCACGTTCCGCGGGTTCCTCCAGGCGTACGAGGAGAGTCGCGATGAGGAGCGCAACGCGGATGC from Humibacter ginsenosidimutans harbors:
- a CDS encoding RidA family protein, producing MGAYEARIAELGIDLPQVVPPVAAYVPALVNGSLVYTAGQLPMVSGALPATGKVGDGHGLVPADDAQDLARTATLNALAAIKSVIGSLDRITQIVKVTGFVASDPSFTGQPGVVNGASLLLGEIFGDAGRHARSAVGVAVLPLDAPVEIELVVAFE
- a CDS encoding metallophosphoesterase, yielding MAGRRGASAIGTVALALGAASTAAVVWGTLIERRAYVLRQVSAPVLPSGSKPIRVLHLSDLHMAPWQRDKQRWIRSLAAYMPDLVIDTGDNLGHERGFDGVRYALEPFAGIPGAFVNGSNDYYGPVPKNPMRYFTGPSSMHVAPANLDTAELTGFFDSELGWADLNNHAEAITVNGTRLELFGVDDPHRNFDRLDVVTGELDELRASEVTDAAWPDSADAAHDTVPTVSIGVAHAPYRRILDSFVTNGAAMIFAGHTHGGQVCVPGFGALVTNCDIPRRQVKGLSVWTHALRAAYLNVSAGLGTSIYAPVRFACRPEATLITLVPQDAHIG
- the acs gene encoding acetate--CoA ligase, with protein sequence MSSDTIDNLLHESRRFAPDPEFAANAVASAELYEEAEADRLAFWAKQARELLHWHKPFTRTLDWSNPPFAKWFDDGELNVAYNCLDRHVLAGNGDRVAIHWEGEPGDSRSITYAELTADVKRAANLLTSLGVREGDRVAIYMPMIPEAVVAMLAVARIGAVHSVVFGGFSADSLRSRIDDANAKVVITADGGYRKGNVFPLKSAVDAALADGGTNVEHVLVVRRGGNDVEWVAGRDLWWHEELPQVDADHEAKAFGAEHPLYILYTSGTTGKPKGIIHTSGGYLTQCAYTHKNVFDLHPETDVYWCSADIGWVTGHSYVVYGPLANGATQVLYEGTPEFPKPGRWWEIIEKYKVSIFYTAPTAIRSFMKQGRQIPQQSDLSSLRVLGSVGEPINPEAWIWYREVIGGDRTPIVDTWWQTETGSIMISALPGVTTLKPGSAQVPLPGISIDVVTDAGESVGPDEGGLLVITEPWPSMLRGIWGDPERYKETYWAKFGDKYFAGDGARKDKDGEIWLLGRVDDVMNVSGHRLSTAEIESALVAHPFVAESAVVGASDETTGQAVVAFVIIKRSHQEAAASTDVNAELRGHVAQQIGAIARPRDIYIVEELPKTRSGKIMRRLLRDVAEGRPVGDTTTLADTTVMSIITDKLAGGAPSED
- a CDS encoding transglycosylase domain-containing protein — encoded protein: MSAPKPTARGALGAVGAFLGMSVVAGLLVTAAVTPAIAVTGMAASDGIGAFDGLPEYLDIGTLPQVSTIYAKQAGKDVPIATFYSQNRVEVGWDDISQVMKDAAVSTEDPRFYEHGGIDLQGTARAIILTGLLHKSTSGGSSITQQYVKNVKVQQCEKLNIVVTGGDEKTLKKRQAAQDKKYEDCYNDATDPTISRKVEEMKQAIGLEKKYTKDQILNGYLNIAGFGGSVYGVQSAAQYYFGATAKTLTVPQAATLVAILNNPANLRIDQDKTVNPGNNADNGFKATLTRRNYVLKRMYQNDKLTKAQYDDAVKTKIEPHITQLPNGCETAAKFSAAYYCDWVQNLVQQDTGLAKTASERDALLNAGGLKIYTPLNLDIQAVAQKSLSDVVPSSMNGVSLGGTNLSLEVGTGRVISMVQNTKYTATASNDPNYSGINYNTDFNQGGSSGFQTGSTYKLFTLLEWLKEGHSINDYINAPNGPVTIPASQWHSTCDTEDQAPVATWPSVGNDSAGEGGNMSVTTATAESVNTAFAEMGTKLDLCGIRQTALDLGIHPAASKVWVQNAQGNEVQVPNPLTGNPATILGTNDLSPLTLLTAYAGVANGGKWCTPIGIDRIVGSDGKDLPVQKTTCTQGVDPNIAAGAIQAMKSVLTNGTGTAANPWDGIPIFGKTGTTDHAAQNWFVSSTTKTATATWVGQTMGNSVNFGDLTLGGYGGRNAKFPVAEPVIAALNHLYGGGQFQAPTGSVLQAKKITIPDLTGQSPAAAKSTLEGLGLTYKDGGQTDSDQAVGTVAKTDPAAGSSGALGQTVTVYTSNGQGNSQSTIPIVTGMTVDQATQALQNAGFTNIDSGGADGSAIVTGTSPSAGSHVRSDRQITLQVIDTGGGGSTNNPSPGSN